The window ACTCTAGTTGTAGGTGTTGCTGGAACGTCTGATCCAAAACAGCTTGGGAAAATGGGTATTAAAACGATTGTTTACTATTTGGGGACGACAGCGATTGCGATCATTATCGGTCTTGCTGTTGCGTTTATGATATCTCCTGGTAAAGGAATTACGATTTCGACGGAAGGATTGACGATTCCTGAAGCGGCTACGCAGGAACCACAGGGCGCCATCACAACAATTTTGAATATTATTCCCGAAAATCCGTTTATGGCTTTAGCCTCGGGGAATATACTGCAAATTATCTTTTTCGCATTGTTCATTGGTTTAGCTATAACATTTGTAGGAGAAAAAGCACGACCAGTGTATCGATTCTTTGAAGGCTTCTCGGAGGTAATGTATAAAATAACCGGCATTGTCATGAAAGTGGCCCCACTTGGAATTCTAGGATTGCTTGCTCCAGTTGTCGGTCAGTATGGACTTTCTGTTCTATTGCCACTCGTAAAAGTAATAGTGGCTGTGTATATTGCATGCATACTCCATGCGGCTATTGTTTACTCGTCTGCCGTAAAGGTGTGGGGGAAAATGAGCCCTCTCAAATTTTTTAAAGGAATATCACCGGCTGCACTCGTCGCATTCAGCACTGCGAGCAGTGCGGGAACGCTACCGGTCACCATTAAAAACACGAATGAAAACCTTGGTGTGCCAAATAGAATATCAAGTTTTGTTCTTCCGCTTGGAGCCACCGTAAATATGGATGGTACGGCCATTTATCAAGGTGTTGCAGTGATCTTCATTGCACAATTTTACAATCTGAACTTGTCATTCGCTCAACTCTTAACCGTTGTTTTGATTACTATTCTAGCTTCAATTGGAACGGCGGGTGTCCCCGGTGCTGGCATGATTATGTTAGCGATGGTGTTGACTTCGGTCAATATGCCACTTGAAGGAATTGCGCTCATTGCAGGTATTGACCGGATTCTGGATATGATGCGTACAACCGTGAATATTGTAGGAGATGCATCTGCGGCGGTTGTGGTGGCAGGAACTGAAAAAGATCGAATAGAAGTAGTGCCGACAGATTGAAGCCCAGCAAAAGCACCCTCAGCAACCAATTGTAGGACACGTTTTTTCTATATCATCGCAATATCCTGTATGGAGCTTTCTTCTATACTGACAATAAAAAAATGAATTGATCGTCCTTCACATCAGTCAAAGACCGGACGACACCGAAGCCATTGATTTGTAATACCAAGGGAAGGGCAGTAATCCTATAGCTTTTTCAGAGTACTAAAAACGAGATTCCGTTTTAAAGGAATCTCGTTTTTATGTTTCAGTTGAAATGAATATTAGTCAACTTGCATGAAAGATTAGTTTAGATTTTCGTTTAAAATGCTATCCTCTAAGACGGAAGACTTGTCTCCATATACCTTCGTAATATGAACAACACCCCATGCGCATAGCGCATCCAATATGCTCTCTAAACTCAAGCCGTATTCACTTAACTCATACTCCACTTTCGGAGGAACTTGGTTGTAAGCAATACGGTTTATAACACCATCTGCCTCCAGTTCACGCAATTGTTGTGTTAACATTTTTTGCGTAATGTCAGGCATGAGTCGTTTCAATTCATTTGTCCGTTTTTTGCCATGAGTTAAATGGCACAGAATCACACATTTCCATTTTCCACCGATTACTTCTAAAGTTGCTTCCACGGAAATATTATACTTCTTTTTTGTCATCCCAATCCTCCTCTATAGGAACCTAAAAGTACCTATATCACTTATTAGTGCCTACATTACTTTAAAGTGCGTACTTTTCTTTGGGATCCTTGTGATTCATACTAACATAAGCGATGGGTCGTACGATATATTTTATTTTGCTCTTCGTGAGTTTAATCATACAACATGGGAAAGGAAAGGGAAAAATGACGGTAGATAAAAAAAGAAGTATATTTGCACTGCTTGCATTAGCGATAAGCGCTTTTGCAATTGGAACAACGGAATTTATCAGTGTAGGGTTATTGCCGCTGATTTCTCAAGATCTGGATATATCGGTTACAACAGCTGGACTGACTGTTTCGCTGTATGCGTTAGGTGTAATGATAGGAGCACCAGTTTTAACATCGGTCACTTCTAGAATGCCAAGGAAATCATTACTGCTATGGATTATGGTAGTCTTTATTATTGGGAATGGTATCGCGGCGAGTGCAACAAGTATTGCCGTCTTACTGGCAGCCCGTGTCATTTCCGCATTTGCACATGGTGTATTTATGGCAATTGGTTCAACGATTGCTGCAGATTTAGTTCCTGAAAATCGCAGAGCAAGTGCAATTTCAATCATGTTTACAGGACTTACAGTTGCAACGATTACTGGCGTTCCATTTGGTACATTTATCGGACAACAGTTTGGTTGGCGCTTTGCCTTTGTGGCAATCGTAGTGATAGGGATTGCAGGGTTTATTGCGAATAGTATTCTTGTTCCGTCCGATTTACGTCAAAGTCCTCCGACAACGATTCGGGACCAAGTAAAGCTCGTCACGAATAGCCGAATATTGCTGGTATTAGCGATTACAGCATTGGGATATGGGGGCACATTTGTCGTTTTCACATATTTGTCTCCGTTGCTTCAGACAATAACGGGATTTAAACAAGAAACGATTGTCCTTATTTTACTTGTATATGGAGTTGCGATTGCAATAGGTAATATGATTGGTGGAAAACTTTCAAATAAAAACCCAGTTGGTTCGCTGTTCTATATGTTTATTGCTCAGGCAATTGTGCTTTTTGTTTTGACGTTTACGGTACCATTTAAAGTAGCAGGTCTTGTAACAATAATTTTCATGGGTTTGTTTGCCTTTATGAATGTATCGGGACTTCAAGTCTATGTTGTCACGTTAGCTGAACGTTTTGTACCAAGTGCGATAGACGTCGCTTCCGCAATGAACATTGCTGCATTTAATGCAGGAATTGCGATGGGCGCATTCTTAGGAGGAGTTGTCACCGATTCGATTGGGCTCATTCATACGGCTTGGATTGGTGGAACAATGGTACTGATTGCAGCCATATTAACCGGTGTCAGTCGAGTGTTGGAAAAAAAAGATTCGTCGGTGATTAACTTATCCTAAAAAAGGGGGGGCAACTGTTTACCCCGTAATATAACCTATCTAAAAAATGGAGGAATAATAAATAATGAAAAACTTACAATCTACAACTACGTTGAATAATGGTGTTAACATGCCTTGGTTAGGTCTTGGCGTATTTAAAGTTGAAGAGGGTCAGGAACTGGTAGATGCGGTGAAGACTGCAATATCACATGGTTATCGCAGTATCGATACAGCTGCTATATACGGCAATGAAGTTGGCGTTGGACAAGGTATTCGAAAGGCGCTTGAAGAGACAGGTATTGTGAGAGACGATCTATTTATCACGTCCAAAGTTTGGAATTCAGAGTTGGGATATGATACAACAATCGCAGCTTATGAAGAGAGCTTAATAAAACTCGGCTTGGATTATTTGGATCTATATCTTATTCACTGGCCGGTAGCAGGCAAGTATAAAGAGGCTTGGCGTGCATTGGAAACACTTTATAAAGAAGGCCGGGTTAAAGCAATCGGGGTAAGTAATTTCCAAATTCATCACCTCGAAAAATTGATGAAGGATGCCGAAATTAAACCAATGGTGAACCAAGTGGAATATCACCCGCGTTTGACACAAAAGGACCTGCAAGCATTTTGCCAGCAATACGGTATTCAGTTGGAGGCATGGTCTCCACTTATGCAGGGAGAGTTGCTCGATAACGCAGAACTTCAGGAAATCGCGAAAAAATATAACAAATCTGTTGCTCAAATCATTTTACGCTGGGATTTACAAAATGGCGTAGTTACAATTCCGAAATCGACGAAAGAACACCGTATTGTCGAAAATGCGTCAGTGTTTGATTTTGAATTAACGGCGGATGATATGAGGAGTATTGATAGTTTGAACCAAAATCACCGGGTTGGTCCAGATCCGGATAACTTTGACTTTTAAAAACAGAGCAGAAAACGACCAATAATAGATATGTAAAAAGGGTTATCTCCAAGTGAAGATAACCCTTTTTGCATTATTTTCGACTGCTATAAGATTTTAAGATTTGATCGGACTGTTGCATGATTTGTAAGGCGTTGTCGATGGATTGTTGTGTTTTATTCGTACGCGACTTCTCTTTCATCGTATCCCGATTATAGAGGATTGCAGGTAATTTAGCACTTGGCGCAACATATAACGTATCATCGTTTATGAACGAACTGCCTGGTAAGTGGTAACGCATTCCGAGCAAATTGTGTTCATATTGAAATAAATTGTGACCCATCATCTGCGCATCGTGTTCAATGCCGAGTAAGTTTAACAGTGTCGGCATCAAATCAATTTGCCCGCCTAAGTGATTAATTGTTTCCCCGGAAAATAGTGCGCCTCCCGAAAAAATAACCGGTACAACAAAGCGGTCTTGTAAATTGTAAGGATGGCCGAGTAAATCTAAAAGAACAGCCTCATCGTCTTTTGTAACAGGGGCCCCATGAATACCTGAATGATCTCCATAGATTAGGATTAAAGAATTATCATAAAGGTCTTCTTTTTTCAATGTGTCAATGAATGCTCCAATTTGTTCATCAGTATATCGGATAGATTGGAGATAATTTCCTACATATGTGTTCTCATAACTTTCCGGTAATGTAAGAGATTGAAGTTCATCAGGCATGTCAAAGGGTGTATGACTTGTCAGTGTAATCAGGTTTGAATACATCTTTTCATATTCTTTTATTTGCGCTGGAAGTTGAGCAGAAGCAAAATCGAACATTACTTCATCCGCTGAACCAAATCCTATCATTCGTTCTGCTGGAATTTCTTTATCAGTGTAAACATGGTCAAAACCAAGTGCCGGATATAGTTTTTCTCGACTCCAGTACGTTATGTCATCGGCATGATAAGTTGCTGTACCATAGCCATTCTTTTGCAAAGTACGCGGTAAAGAAGGTACTAAATCTCCATTAATGACATTTACTGTTGGATCCATACCTTCGGGATAAATGGACGTGTGCATAAGCCATTCTGCGTCAGAAGTATTGCCAGCCCCGATTTGCTGATACACATTATCGAAATAAGTACTATCTTTCAGTAAGGTATTTAAATTCGGTGTAATTTCTTGACCATTTACTTTTCTATTGATCACAAAGCCTTGAAGCGACTCGACTTGGATAACAAAAACATGGCGATCCTTAGCAATACCGTAGGAGTCATGCTCATTCGCTGTAACATAATCATTCCCTTTTAGTTTTTCGACATCTCGTTCCGATAAATTAACATCTGAAGCAAGTGCGGTACCGAAGCTGCGTGTGAAAACCTGCACCGCCTGCGATTGTAAATAGCCGTTCTCTTTTGCGAAATAAGAAACGTCAATAAGTGGT of the Sporosarcina sp. FSL K6-1508 genome contains:
- a CDS encoding dicarboxylate/amino acid:cation symporter — translated: MKFNLVTQILIAFILAIILGSIFGSSIDFLKPFGDLFLRLIKFIIAPLILSTLVVGVAGTSDPKQLGKMGIKTIVYYLGTTAIAIIIGLAVAFMISPGKGITISTEGLTIPEAATQEPQGAITTILNIIPENPFMALASGNILQIIFFALFIGLAITFVGEKARPVYRFFEGFSEVMYKITGIVMKVAPLGILGLLAPVVGQYGLSVLLPLVKVIVAVYIACILHAAIVYSSAVKVWGKMSPLKFFKGISPAALVAFSTASSAGTLPVTIKNTNENLGVPNRISSFVLPLGATVNMDGTAIYQGVAVIFIAQFYNLNLSFAQLLTVVLITILASIGTAGVPGAGMIMLAMVLTSVNMPLEGIALIAGIDRILDMMRTTVNIVGDASAAVVVAGTEKDRIEVVPTD
- a CDS encoding winged helix-turn-helix transcriptional regulator, which produces MTKKKYNISVEATLEVIGGKWKCVILCHLTHGKKRTNELKRLMPDITQKMLTQQLRELEADGVINRIAYNQVPPKVEYELSEYGLSLESILDALCAWGVVHITKVYGDKSSVLEDSILNENLN
- a CDS encoding MFS transporter, whose protein sequence is MTVDKKRSIFALLALAISAFAIGTTEFISVGLLPLISQDLDISVTTAGLTVSLYALGVMIGAPVLTSVTSRMPRKSLLLWIMVVFIIGNGIAASATSIAVLLAARVISAFAHGVFMAIGSTIAADLVPENRRASAISIMFTGLTVATITGVPFGTFIGQQFGWRFAFVAIVVIGIAGFIANSILVPSDLRQSPPTTIRDQVKLVTNSRILLVLAITALGYGGTFVVFTYLSPLLQTITGFKQETIVLILLVYGVAIAIGNMIGGKLSNKNPVGSLFYMFIAQAIVLFVLTFTVPFKVAGLVTIIFMGLFAFMNVSGLQVYVVTLAERFVPSAIDVASAMNIAAFNAGIAMGAFLGGVVTDSIGLIHTAWIGGTMVLIAAILTGVSRVLEKKDSSVINLS
- a CDS encoding aldo/keto reductase; this encodes MKNLQSTTTLNNGVNMPWLGLGVFKVEEGQELVDAVKTAISHGYRSIDTAAIYGNEVGVGQGIRKALEETGIVRDDLFITSKVWNSELGYDTTIAAYEESLIKLGLDYLDLYLIHWPVAGKYKEAWRALETLYKEGRVKAIGVSNFQIHHLEKLMKDAEIKPMVNQVEYHPRLTQKDLQAFCQQYGIQLEAWSPLMQGELLDNAELQEIAKKYNKSVAQIILRWDLQNGVVTIPKSTKEHRIVENASVFDFELTADDMRSIDSLNQNHRVGPDPDNFDF
- a CDS encoding LTA synthase family protein; translated protein: MNTFISKIKPILTHPITLVMVLLFLKIIAFRAVVFHNKSVFHIALIEFPLWAFLLSLVVLLVKKRMWTGIFVFNTILSVLFIAIIYYTRYFSTIPSYYDLQQIYQSNSVGGTVGLLSKPYDFLFFLDILLILPIARYFNNKKIKPSASVNRRLAILFGSISIITTLLAFRQPLIDVSYFAKENGYLQSQAVQVFTRSFGTALASDVNLSERDVEKLKGNDYVTANEHDSYGIAKDRHVFVIQVESLQGFVINRKVNGQEITPNLNTLLKDSTYFDNVYQQIGAGNTSDAEWLMHTSIYPEGMDPTVNVINGDLVPSLPRTLQKNGYGTATYHADDITYWSREKLYPALGFDHVYTDKEIPAERMIGFGSADEVMFDFASAQLPAQIKEYEKMYSNLITLTSHTPFDMPDELQSLTLPESYENTYVGNYLQSIRYTDEQIGAFIDTLKKEDLYDNSLILIYGDHSGIHGAPVTKDDEAVLLDLLGHPYNLQDRFVVPVIFSGGALFSGETINHLGGQIDLMPTLLNLLGIEHDAQMMGHNLFQYEHNLLGMRYHLPGSSFINDDTLYVAPSAKLPAILYNRDTMKEKSRTNKTQQSIDNALQIMQQSDQILKSYSSRK